In the Streptomyces formicae genome, one interval contains:
- a CDS encoding SCO1860 family LAETG-anchored protein, which translates to MNSNTFRMPARRISAVAITTALAAGPAALVGAGSAQATGGGGDGTRGGRADAVVLRTGLDVSLLNKTVNVPLKVSLNEVQAPADAEKTALTARLDGVDGGQPFSVLRADVATARATVKGGRAEGYSNVARAKVHVPGLPLLSLIEVDQVTSKAVCEAGKRPVAEANLLGGVTVLGKKVTLTASGTTEVKVPGVGEVRLDLSRTRTTSRTAAATALRLKVSVNPLKLNVAEVEGTVTLAGAGCESPAGKPREETGTEPQGKPEQPVQSKPEPKTEANLAETGGSSVTPYVAGGAVALLAAGGGVVTLSRRRRG; encoded by the coding sequence TTGAACAGCAACACGTTCCGCATGCCCGCGCGCCGCATCTCCGCCGTCGCGATCACCACCGCCCTGGCCGCCGGTCCCGCGGCCCTCGTCGGTGCCGGGTCCGCGCAGGCGACCGGGGGCGGCGGCGACGGCACGCGCGGCGGACGCGCGGACGCCGTCGTGCTGCGGACCGGACTCGACGTCTCCCTGCTCAACAAGACCGTGAACGTCCCGCTCAAGGTCTCCCTGAACGAGGTGCAGGCGCCCGCCGACGCCGAGAAGACCGCGCTGACCGCCCGGTTGGACGGGGTCGACGGAGGCCAGCCGTTCAGCGTCCTGCGCGCGGACGTGGCGACGGCGCGGGCCACGGTGAAGGGCGGCAGGGCGGAGGGGTACAGCAACGTCGCGCGGGCCAAGGTGCATGTGCCCGGCCTGCCGCTGCTCTCCCTCATCGAGGTCGACCAGGTCACGTCGAAGGCGGTCTGCGAGGCGGGCAAGCGGCCCGTCGCCGAGGCGAACCTGCTGGGCGGGGTGACGGTACTCGGCAAGAAGGTCACGCTGACCGCGTCCGGGACGACCGAGGTGAAGGTCCCCGGCGTCGGCGAGGTCCGGCTCGACCTGTCACGGACGCGGACGACGTCGCGCACGGCGGCGGCGACGGCGCTGCGGCTCAAGGTGTCGGTGAATCCGCTGAAGCTGAACGTGGCGGAGGTGGAGGGAACGGTGACGCTGGCGGGCGCCGGCTGCGAGTCGCCCGCGGGGAAGCCGCGCGAGGAGACGGGGACGGAACCCCAGGGCAAGCCGGAGCAGCCGGTGCAATCGAAGCCGGAGCCGAAGACGGAGGCGAACCTGGCGGAAACGGGGGGCAGTTCGGTGACGCCATACGTAGCGGGTGGAGCGGTGGCGCTGCTGGCGGCGGGCGGCGGGGTGGTGACGCTCT
- a CDS encoding amidohydrolase family protein, whose protein sequence is MSDHAVLHVKGRVLVGPEDVRGELWVVGGRVTYDRPVGAAAAEIRTVEGWALPGLVDAHCHVGLDTHGPVDAATAEKQALTDREIGTLLIRDAGSPSDTRWIDDREDLPKIIRAGRHIARTRRYIRNYAHEIEPDDLVAYVAQEARRGDGWVKLVGDWIDRDAGDLTACWPRGAVEAAIAEAHRLGARVTAHCFAEDSLRDLVEAGIDCIEHATGLTEDTIPLFAERGVAIVPTLVNIATFPDLAAGGEVKFPRWSAHMRRLYDRRYDTVRAAYDAGVPVYAGTDAGGSLAHGLVAAEVAELTLAGIPAVDALSATTWGAREWLGRPGLVEGAPADLVVYEADPRADVRVLAAPRRVVLNGRVVG, encoded by the coding sequence ATGAGCGATCACGCGGTGTTGCACGTGAAGGGGCGGGTGCTCGTAGGGCCCGAGGACGTACGGGGCGAACTGTGGGTGGTCGGAGGGCGGGTGACGTACGACCGCCCGGTCGGCGCGGCGGCCGCCGAGATCCGCACCGTCGAGGGGTGGGCCCTGCCCGGCCTCGTCGACGCGCACTGCCACGTCGGCCTGGACACCCACGGTCCGGTGGACGCCGCCACGGCCGAGAAGCAGGCCCTGACCGACCGGGAGATCGGCACCCTGCTGATCCGCGACGCGGGCTCCCCCTCCGACACCCGCTGGATCGACGACCGCGAGGACCTGCCGAAGATCATCCGGGCCGGTCGGCACATCGCCCGCACCCGGCGCTACATCCGCAACTACGCCCACGAGATCGAGCCCGACGACCTGGTCGCCTACGTCGCCCAGGAGGCGCGGCGCGGCGACGGCTGGGTGAAGCTCGTCGGCGACTGGATCGACAGGGACGCGGGCGACCTGACGGCCTGCTGGCCCCGCGGCGCGGTGGAGGCGGCGATCGCCGAGGCCCACCGGCTCGGCGCCCGCGTCACCGCGCACTGCTTCGCCGAGGACTCCCTGCGCGACCTGGTGGAAGCGGGCATCGACTGCATCGAGCACGCCACCGGGCTCACGGAGGACACGATCCCCCTGTTCGCCGAGCGGGGCGTCGCCATCGTCCCGACACTGGTCAACATCGCCACCTTCCCCGACCTCGCGGCGGGCGGCGAGGTCAAGTTCCCGCGCTGGTCCGCCCACATGCGCAGGCTCTACGACCGCCGCTACGACACGGTGCGCGCCGCGTACGACGCCGGGGTGCCGGTCTACGCGGGCACCGACGCGGGCGGCTCCCTCGCCCACGGCCTGGTCGCCGCCGAGGTCGCCGAACTGACCCTCGCGGGCATCCCCGCGGTCGACGCACTCTCCGCGACGACGTGGGGCGCGCGGGAGTGGCTGGGGCGTCCCGGGCTCGTCGAGGGTGCGCCGGCGGACCTCGTGGTGTACGAGGCGGATCCGCGGGCGGACGTACGGGTGCTCGCGGCGCCTCGGCGGGTCGTGCTGAACGGGCGGGTGGTGGGTTGA
- a CDS encoding pyridoxal-phosphate-dependent aminotransferase family protein, with the protein MTHPFLDLAPLSAQHFAAIEARVAGLLATEQDVVIMQGEALLPLEGCIRGAARPGTTALNVITGPYGQTFGNWLRDCGATVIDLAVPFHTAVTAEQVRQAFAAHPEIDFVSLVHAEAATGNTNPVAEIGAVVREHGALFMLDAVASVAAEPLLPDAWGVDLCVIGAQKAMGGPAGVSAVSVSERAWQRLAANPQAPRRSYLSLLDWKERWIDGGRKALLHAPAQLEMLALEACVERIETEGLDALMARHATAAAATRAGALALGGGLEPYVYEAGDAAPVATTLRAPSGVDASELVARALAADPVLPLVAGGGALAKEMIRVNHYGPDATRGVVHASLAALGAAMTESGLTVDLEAARRAVTDAWS; encoded by the coding sequence GTGACGCACCCCTTTCTGGACCTGGCGCCGCTGAGCGCCCAGCACTTCGCCGCCATCGAGGCGCGGGTGGCGGGGCTGCTCGCCACCGAGCAGGACGTCGTGATCATGCAGGGCGAGGCCCTGCTGCCCCTGGAGGGATGCATCAGGGGCGCCGCGCGACCCGGCACGACGGCGCTGAACGTGATCACGGGGCCGTACGGCCAGACGTTCGGGAACTGGCTGCGGGACTGCGGCGCGACGGTGATCGACCTCGCGGTGCCGTTCCACACGGCGGTCACCGCGGAGCAGGTGCGCCAGGCGTTCGCCGCGCACCCGGAGATCGACTTCGTCTCGCTGGTGCACGCGGAGGCGGCGACCGGCAACACCAACCCCGTCGCGGAGATCGGCGCGGTCGTGCGCGAGCACGGCGCGCTGTTCATGCTGGACGCGGTGGCCTCGGTGGCGGCCGAGCCGCTGCTGCCCGACGCGTGGGGCGTGGACCTGTGCGTGATCGGCGCGCAGAAGGCGATGGGCGGGCCCGCGGGCGTCTCCGCGGTGTCGGTCAGCGAGCGGGCCTGGCAGCGCCTGGCCGCCAACCCGCAGGCGCCGCGCCGCTCCTACCTCTCCCTCCTGGACTGGAAGGAGCGCTGGATCGACGGCGGCAGGAAGGCGCTGCTGCACGCGCCCGCCCAGCTGGAGATGCTGGCGCTCGAGGCGTGCGTGGAGCGGATCGAGACGGAGGGCCTGGACGCCCTGATGGCGCGGCACGCCACGGCCGCGGCCGCCACGCGCGCGGGCGCGCTCGCGCTGGGCGGCGGTCTCGAGCCCTACGTGTACGAGGCGGGGGACGCGGCCCCGGTCGCCACCACGCTGCGCGCGCCTTCGGGCGTCGACGCCTCCGAGCTCGTCGCCAGGGCGCTCGCCGCGGACCCGGTACTGCCGCTGGTCGCCGGGGGCGGGGCGCTCGCCAAGGAGATGATCCGCGTCAACCACTACGGCCCCGACGCGACCCGCGGCGTCGTCCACGCCTCGCTCGCGGCCCTGGGCGCGGCCATGACGGAGTCGGGCCTCACGGTCGACCTGGAGGCGGCACGCCGCGCGGTGACGGACGCCTGGAGCTAG
- the ectA gene encoding diaminobutyrate acetyltransferase, whose translation MTAAQADLPTDLQAKFQKMPEGLRLDSPVVADGAAIWRIARDSKVLDLNSSYSYLLWCRDFARTSVVARDADGEVAGFITGYIRPDRPGTLMVWQVAVDHPHRGKGLAAALLDGLTAQVTATHPVDSLETTISPDNTASEALFTSYARRHGASVARTVLFDAGLFPDDGHEPEVLYLIEPLPH comes from the coding sequence ATGACCGCTGCACAAGCCGATCTACCGACCGACCTGCAAGCGAAATTCCAAAAAATGCCCGAGGGACTGCGACTCGACAGTCCCGTGGTCGCCGATGGCGCCGCGATCTGGCGGATCGCCCGCGACTCGAAGGTGCTTGACCTCAACTCCTCGTACAGCTATCTGCTGTGGTGCCGTGACTTCGCGCGGACCTCCGTGGTGGCGCGGGACGCCGACGGCGAGGTGGCCGGTTTCATCACCGGCTACATCCGCCCCGACCGACCCGGCACCCTGATGGTCTGGCAGGTGGCCGTCGACCACCCGCACCGCGGCAAGGGCCTCGCCGCCGCCCTCCTCGACGGGCTGACCGCGCAGGTGACCGCCACGCACCCGGTGGACTCCCTGGAGACGACCATCTCGCCCGACAACACGGCGTCCGAGGCCCTCTTCACTTCGTACGCGAGGCGGCACGGCGCATCGGTCGCGCGCACGGTCCTGTTCGACGCGGGCCTGTTCCCCGACGACGGGCACGAGCCCGAGGTGCTCTACCTCATCGAGCCACTGCCGCACTGA
- the ectB gene encoding diaminobutyrate--2-oxoglutarate transaminase, which translates to MTITQPDLSVFETLESEVRSYCRGWPTVFDRAQGSRMFDEDGHEYLDFFAGAGSLNYGHNNPVLKRALIDYIERDGVTHGLDMSTTAKRAFLETFQNVILRPRDLPYKVMFPGPTGTNAVESALKLARKVKGRESIVSFTNAFHGMSLGSLAVTGNAFKRAGAGIPLVHGTPMPFDNYLDGQTPDFIWFERLLEDSGSGLNTPAAVIVETVQGEGGINVARAEWLRKLADVCERWDMLLIVDDIQMGCGRTGAFFSFEEAGITPDIVTVSKSISGYGLPMSLCLFKPELDVWEPGEHNGTFRGNNPAFVTAAAALETYWTDGPAMEKQTLARGQQIEETLSALRAEYPDDTVEYRGRGLVWGIQFRDKERAGKVAKRAFELGLLIETSGPESEVVKLLPALTITPDELDEGLRTLARAVRETA; encoded by the coding sequence GTGACCATCACCCAGCCCGACCTGAGCGTCTTCGAGACCCTGGAGTCGGAGGTGCGCAGCTACTGCCGCGGTTGGCCTACGGTCTTCGACCGCGCGCAGGGCAGCCGCATGTTCGACGAGGACGGCCACGAGTACCTCGACTTCTTCGCCGGAGCCGGTTCGCTCAACTACGGCCACAACAACCCGGTCCTGAAACGCGCCCTGATCGACTACATCGAGCGCGACGGCGTCACGCACGGCCTCGACATGTCGACGACCGCGAAGCGCGCCTTCCTTGAGACCTTCCAGAACGTCATCCTGCGCCCCCGCGACCTGCCGTACAAGGTCATGTTCCCGGGCCCGACGGGCACCAACGCCGTGGAGTCGGCGCTGAAGCTGGCCCGCAAGGTCAAGGGCCGCGAGTCGATCGTGTCGTTCACGAACGCCTTCCACGGCATGTCGCTCGGCTCACTCGCGGTGACCGGCAACGCCTTCAAGCGGGCGGGCGCCGGCATCCCGCTGGTGCACGGCACGCCGATGCCGTTCGACAACTACCTCGACGGCCAGACCCCCGACTTCATCTGGTTCGAGCGCCTCCTCGAGGACTCCGGCTCGGGCCTGAACACCCCGGCGGCCGTGATCGTCGAGACGGTGCAGGGCGAGGGCGGCATCAACGTCGCCCGCGCCGAGTGGCTGCGCAAGCTCGCCGACGTGTGCGAGCGCTGGGACATGCTGCTCATCGTCGACGACATCCAGATGGGCTGCGGCCGCACCGGCGCGTTCTTCTCCTTCGAGGAGGCGGGCATCACGCCGGACATCGTGACGGTGTCGAAGTCCATCAGCGGCTACGGCCTGCCCATGTCGCTCTGCCTGTTCAAGCCGGAGCTCGACGTGTGGGAGCCGGGCGAGCACAACGGCACCTTCCGGGGCAACAACCCGGCCTTCGTCACGGCCGCCGCCGCCCTGGAGACGTACTGGACCGACGGCCCCGCGATGGAGAAGCAGACCCTGGCCCGCGGCCAGCAGATCGAGGAGACCCTCAGCGCGCTGCGCGCCGAGTACCCCGACGACACCGTCGAGTACCGCGGGCGCGGCCTGGTGTGGGGCATCCAGTTCCGCGACAAGGAGCGGGCGGGCAAGGTGGCCAAGCGCGCCTTCGAGCTCGGCCTGCTCATCGAGACCTCCGGCCCCGAGAGCGAGGTCGTCAAGCTCCTTCCGGCGCTGACGATCACGCCCGACGAGCTGGACGAGGGGCTGCGGACGCTGGCACGCGCCGTGCGCGAGACCGCTTGA
- a CDS encoding ectoine synthase produces MIVRSFKDIEGTDRHVKAASGTWESKRIVLAKERVGFSLHETILYAGTETSMWYANHIEAVVCTKGEAELTDETTGEKYTITPGTMYLLDGHEKHTMRIKEDFHCLCVFNPPVTGREDHDENGVYPLLTEPDEG; encoded by the coding sequence GTGATCGTCCGTTCGTTCAAGGACATTGAAGGCACCGACCGGCATGTGAAGGCCGCATCGGGCACCTGGGAGAGCAAGCGCATCGTCCTCGCCAAGGAGCGCGTGGGGTTCTCGCTCCACGAGACCATCCTGTACGCGGGTACGGAGACGTCGATGTGGTACGCGAACCACATCGAGGCCGTCGTCTGCACCAAGGGCGAGGCCGAGCTGACCGACGAGACGACCGGCGAGAAGTACACGATCACGCCGGGCACCATGTATCTGCTCGACGGGCACGAGAAGCACACCATGCGGATCAAGGAGGACTTCCACTGCCTGTGTGTCTTCAACCCGCCCGTCACCGGCCGTGAGGACCACGACGAGAACGGCGTGTACCCGCTGCTCACGGAGCCGGACGAGGGCTGA
- the thpD gene encoding ectoine hydroxylase, translating to MTTAPERTTDLYPTRGAEEVLIERKDPVVWSEPGTEGPIAAGDLAGFERDGFLAIDQLITPDEVGVYHAELERLMNDPAMREDERSIVEPRTQEIRSLFEVHRISELFGRLAADPRVVGRARQILGSDVYVHQSRINVKPGFGASGFYWHSDFETWHAEDGLPNMRTVSVSIALTKNHDTNGGLMIMPGSHKTFLGCAGATPKDNYKRSLQMQDAGIPSDGTLTHFASDHGIRLFTGEAGSATWFDCNAMHGSGDNITPYPRSNVFIVFNSVENTAVEPFAAPVRRPEFIGARDFTPVK from the coding sequence ATGACCACCGCACCCGAACGCACCACCGACCTGTACCCGACCCGAGGCGCCGAAGAGGTGCTCATCGAACGCAAGGACCCCGTGGTGTGGTCCGAGCCGGGTACCGAAGGGCCGATCGCGGCCGGGGATCTGGCGGGGTTCGAGCGGGACGGTTTCCTGGCGATCGACCAGTTGATCACCCCGGACGAAGTGGGCGTGTACCACGCCGAGCTGGAACGGCTCATGAACGATCCCGCGATGCGGGAGGACGAGCGTTCCATCGTCGAGCCGCGCACGCAGGAGATCCGCTCCCTCTTCGAGGTGCACCGGATCAGTGAGCTCTTCGGCAGGCTGGCCGCCGACCCGCGCGTGGTGGGCAGGGCCCGGCAGATCCTCGGCTCGGACGTGTACGTCCACCAGTCGCGGATCAACGTGAAGCCGGGCTTCGGCGCCTCCGGGTTCTACTGGCACTCGGACTTCGAGACCTGGCACGCGGAGGACGGCCTGCCGAACATGCGGACCGTCTCGGTGTCGATCGCGCTGACGAAGAACCACGACACCAACGGCGGCCTCATGATCATGCCGGGGTCGCACAAGACGTTCCTCGGCTGTGCGGGCGCGACGCCGAAGGACAACTACAAGCGGTCGCTGCAGATGCAGGACGCGGGCATCCCTTCGGACGGGACGCTGACCCACTTCGCGTCCGACCACGGGATCCGGCTCTTCACCGGTGAGGCCGGTTCCGCGACGTGGTTCGACTGCAACGCGATGCACGGTTCGGGGGACAACATCACCCCCTATCCGCGGTCGAACGTCTTCATCGTGTTCAACAGCGTGGAGAACACGGCGGTCGAGCCGTTCGCGGCACCGGTACGACGGCCCGAGTTCATCGGTGCGCGGGACTTCACGCCGGTGAAGTAG
- a CDS encoding alkene reductase, whose product MTTAFDPIDLSGSRLGNRIVMAPMTRSRAGEGGVATDLTAEYYAQRASAGLIVTEGIQPSVVGQGYPDTPGLHSAAQVAGWRKVTDAVHAAGGRIFAQIMHAGRIGHPVLLPEGLVNVAPSPVAAEGQVFTAEGPKEFITPRELTGAEVRATIGDFVTAARNAIDAGFDGVELHGANGYLIHQFLAPGSNRRTDEWGGSPENRVRFAVEVAKAVTAEIGAERTGFRVSPGNPFNDISEPDPEPVYIALAKELAALDLAYLHVMEVGEIRDLSNRLRKEFGGTFVLSPQTEGPTSHGALALVEDGTADLIAFGALFLANPDLPARLRTEGPYNTPDQSTFYGGTEKGYTDYPTL is encoded by the coding sequence ATGACCACCGCGTTCGACCCGATCGACCTGTCAGGCAGCCGCCTCGGCAACCGCATCGTCATGGCCCCCATGACCCGCAGTCGCGCTGGTGAGGGCGGTGTGGCCACGGATCTGACCGCCGAGTACTACGCCCAGCGCGCCTCCGCCGGACTGATCGTCACCGAGGGCATCCAGCCTTCCGTGGTCGGCCAGGGATACCCGGACACACCGGGCCTGCACAGCGCGGCGCAGGTGGCGGGCTGGCGCAAGGTCACCGACGCCGTGCACGCGGCGGGCGGCCGGATCTTCGCCCAGATCATGCACGCGGGCCGCATCGGCCACCCCGTGCTGCTGCCCGAGGGGCTCGTGAACGTCGCCCCCTCGCCGGTCGCCGCCGAGGGCCAGGTCTTCACGGCCGAGGGGCCCAAGGAGTTCATCACCCCGCGCGAGCTGACCGGCGCCGAAGTGCGCGCCACCATAGGCGACTTCGTCACCGCCGCGCGCAACGCGATCGACGCGGGTTTCGACGGCGTCGAGCTGCACGGGGCCAACGGCTACCTGATCCACCAGTTCCTCGCCCCGGGCTCCAACCGGCGCACGGACGAGTGGGGCGGCTCGCCCGAGAACCGCGTCCGCTTCGCCGTCGAGGTCGCCAAGGCCGTCACCGCGGAGATCGGCGCCGAGCGCACCGGCTTCCGCGTCTCGCCCGGCAACCCCTTCAACGACATCTCCGAGCCCGACCCGGAGCCCGTGTACATCGCCCTCGCGAAGGAGCTGGCCGCGCTCGACCTGGCGTATCTGCACGTCATGGAGGTGGGGGAGATCCGTGACCTCTCCAACAGGCTGCGCAAGGAGTTCGGCGGCACGTTCGTCCTGAGCCCGCAGACCGAGGGCCCCACCAGCCACGGCGCGCTCGCCCTGGTCGAGGACGGCACCGCGGACCTGATCGCCTTCGGCGCGCTGTTCCTCGCCAACCCCGACCTGCCTGCCCGCCTGCGGACCGAGGGCCCCTACAACACACCCGACCAGTCGACCTTCTACGGCGGCACGGAGAAGGGCTACACGGACTACCCGACGCTGTAG
- a CDS encoding MarR family winged helix-turn-helix transcriptional regulator gives MKADTAPSATAGDPVCTPGSHGVAQAGPVSLAVSRVARLHRVAAGKLLKGLGLYPGQEFVMMHLWDAGPVRQSELIKAVELDPSTVTKMLQRLEQAGHVRRRPDPADRRAVLVEATDASCGLLAQVEGAWAQLEGRTLAGLDAGERVELARLLAKVEASLCVEGEDSRCGALPGAVPGAGSPLS, from the coding sequence ATGAAGGCCGACACCGCACCGTCCGCAACGGCCGGCGACCCCGTCTGTACCCCCGGCTCGCACGGGGTGGCGCAGGCGGGGCCCGTCAGCCTCGCCGTCAGCCGGGTGGCGCGGCTGCATCGCGTGGCCGCGGGCAAGCTGCTCAAGGGGCTCGGGCTGTACCCCGGCCAGGAGTTCGTGATGATGCACCTGTGGGACGCGGGGCCCGTGCGCCAGTCCGAACTCATCAAGGCGGTCGAGCTCGACCCGTCCACGGTCACGAAGATGCTCCAGCGGCTCGAGCAGGCCGGGCATGTGCGGCGGCGGCCCGATCCGGCGGATCGGCGGGCCGTTCTCGTCGAGGCCACCGATGCGAGTTGCGGGTTGCTGGCCCAGGTGGAGGGGGCGTGGGCTCAGTTGGAGGGGCGGACGCTTGCGGGGCTGGATGCGGGGGAGCGGGTGGAGTTGGCTCGGCTGCTGGCCAAGGTTGAGGCGAGTCTTTGTGTGGAGGGGGAGGATTCGCGGTGCGGGGCCTTGCCGGGGGCCGTGCCGGGGGCTGGGTCGCCGTTGAGTTGA
- a CDS encoding maleylpyruvate isomerase family mycothiol-dependent enzyme encodes MTTEHEDVRELLGAWAVEAVLPGDEHRITAHLPGCAACSAEARRLRDTVRHLEGPPAPPPSDVPHVLSRAFRTRAPALRTAPHAAPYAAAVAGLQALLGELGERGDWETPVAHDWDVHDTVAHLIAADEPLALHLGLHARVPASSVPEGAPWRAAWAARTSDVIAHERLRTPAQTVATWRNQAAGLLAAPAAHDRELAARAAVLMGVRLPVGDHFLVRAFEAWVHADDIGRALDRRVPPPRVPHLWQLVRLAVRILDIALGPQAPTVALTIEGEGGGTEWILGDTTDAVRAELVLDPVDFCLLIGGRRPPTDIPHGLSGDTSAAHHLLTRAASLSWL; translated from the coding sequence GTGACCACGGAACACGAGGACGTACGCGAACTGCTCGGAGCCTGGGCGGTGGAAGCGGTCCTGCCCGGAGACGAGCACCGGATCACGGCCCACCTGCCCGGCTGCGCGGCCTGCTCCGCGGAGGCGCGCAGGCTGCGGGACACGGTGCGGCACCTGGAGGGGCCACCGGCCCCGCCGCCGTCCGACGTCCCGCACGTGCTTTCCCGCGCGTTCCGCACCCGCGCCCCCGCCCTGCGCACCGCCCCGCACGCCGCGCCCTACGCGGCCGCGGTCGCCGGGCTCCAGGCGCTCCTGGGGGAGTTGGGCGAGCGGGGCGACTGGGAGACGCCGGTCGCGCACGACTGGGACGTGCACGACACCGTCGCGCACCTGATCGCCGCTGACGAACCGCTCGCGCTCCACCTCGGGCTGCACGCGCGCGTGCCCGCCTCCTCGGTGCCGGAGGGGGCGCCGTGGCGGGCGGCCTGGGCGGCGCGCACCTCCGACGTCATCGCCCACGAGCGGCTGCGCACTCCCGCGCAGACCGTCGCCACCTGGCGCAACCAGGCCGCGGGCCTGCTGGCGGCACCCGCCGCCCACGACCGTGAACTGGCCGCGCGCGCCGCGGTGTTGATGGGCGTACGGCTGCCGGTCGGCGACCACTTCCTGGTGCGGGCCTTCGAGGCGTGGGTGCACGCCGACGACATCGGCAGGGCGCTCGACCGGCGGGTGCCTCCACCGCGGGTCCCGCACCTGTGGCAGCTCGTCAGGCTCGCGGTGCGCATCCTCGACATCGCCCTCGGCCCGCAAGCACCGACGGTGGCGCTCACCATCGAGGGGGAGGGCGGCGGCACGGAGTGGATCCTGGGCGACACGACCGACGCCGTCCGCGCCGAACTGGTCCTGGACCCGGTCGACTTCTGCCTCCTGATAGGCGGCCGCCGCCCCCCGACCGACATCCCCCACGGCCTGTCGGGCGACACATCAGCAGCCCACCACCTCCTCACCCGAGCAGCCTCCCTGTCGTGGCTATAG
- a CDS encoding RNA polymerase sigma factor, whose product MKRAFDTADARGGPERPPPDDDLHRRLVYGDEAALADAYAAYGDLVLRVAARVTRSPAAAEDVAQEVFAHLWSRPYAFDARRGSLRAWLSMLAHRRAVDWVRGEERHRKATHVDETVLRAVPAPGPAPDEAVLEQERSLLLHSALARLPLHQRQVVHLAYFAGRTYRQAAVELGIPEGTAKTRLRTALRTLAETLADPPLRGEIP is encoded by the coding sequence ATGAAGCGGGCGTTCGACACGGCGGACGCGCGAGGCGGCCCCGAGCGGCCGCCGCCCGACGACGACCTGCACCGGCGCCTCGTCTACGGCGACGAGGCCGCGCTCGCCGATGCCTACGCCGCCTACGGCGACCTCGTGCTCCGCGTCGCCGCCCGGGTCACCCGCAGCCCCGCCGCCGCGGAGGACGTCGCGCAGGAGGTCTTCGCCCACCTCTGGAGCAGGCCGTACGCCTTCGACGCGCGCCGCGGCAGCCTGCGCGCCTGGCTCTCCATGCTCGCCCACCGGCGGGCCGTGGACTGGGTGCGCGGCGAGGAACGGCACCGCAAGGCCACGCACGTGGACGAGACGGTGCTGCGCGCCGTCCCCGCCCCGGGACCCGCCCCCGACGAGGCCGTCCTCGAACAGGAACGCTCGCTCCTGCTGCACTCCGCGCTCGCCCGGCTCCCGCTGCACCAGCGGCAGGTGGTGCACCTGGCCTATTTCGCGGGCCGGACGTACCGTCAGGCCGCGGTCGAGCTCGGCATCCCCGAAGGCACCGCGAAGACCCGCCTGCGGACGGCCCTGCGCACCCTGGCAGAGACCCTCGCGGACCCGCCCCTGCGAGGTGAGATCCCGTGA